In the Camarhynchus parvulus chromosome 25, STF_HiC, whole genome shotgun sequence genome, AGCGTCCCATCTCCACGGCAGCAGTGCCCCGTTCTCATGTCTGCAACCCCCTGTCCCCACGCCCTCAGCATCCCAATCCCATGGCAACAACACCCTTCTGTTCCCATGGCaacagccccctccccatttccaCGCCCACATGTTACCATGGCAACGCCCTCACCTCGTTCCCATGCCTACACCTCCCCATTCCCACGGTAACAGCCCCCCATGCCCATGGCACCCGTAACCCCCGTTCCCATGGTAACAACCCCTCGGTTTCCAGGGCAACACTCCCTCCTTCCTATGACAACAGCCCCGTTCCCATGGCAACACCCCCGTTCCCACGCCCACAGCGCATGCGCCACGCTCTCCCcgcctctctttctctctgacCACATTTCCCATCACCCCCCGCGACCGGGGCTCGCTAACGGCGCCCGGCGGCTCCGCGGACTCCATTTCCCATCGCACCCCGCGGCGCGGACGGGAGGGGCGGGTCCCTACGGCGGCCGTCGCGGGCCCGGTCTCGTGACGCGCGCCGTGCGCGGACGCCAAGATGGCGGACGAGGAGGGCGAAGCGCGGCCGGGGGCGCGGAACGGGGCCGGGGAGGGACCCCCGGGCGGGCCCCGCGTCGTCCGCATCGTCAAGTCCGAGTCGGGTTACGGCTTTAACGTCCGCGGGCAAGTGAGCGAAGGCGGGCAGCTGCGCAGCATCAACGGCGAGCTGTACGCGCCGCTGCAGCACGTCAGCGCCGTGCTGGGCGGAGGGGCCGCCGACCGCGCCGGGGTGCGCAAGGGGGACCGCATCCTGGAGGTGTGAGTACGGGGGGGCCGcccacccacagccccccgGCAGCCGGGCCCGGGAACGCGCCCCACACACACGGGCAGTCCCGGGGGAGCGGGTATGGGGGTCCTGAGGAGGCCAtgagggggctgggggcgatgagggagctctgggggccatgagggggctctgggggacCCGGGCTGAGGGGACACCGAGCCCTTGGTGCGGTgttggggtgctcagggggcTCTGCGGGGTCTCGGGTGAGGGTGTCATGAGGGGGATCGAGACCCCCGAGccttggggggatttggggcgtCGTGAGGGGGCTGAGGATCGTGTGATGAGGAGGGACTGAGACCCCCGGGCCTtgctgagggtttggggggaatgCTGAGGGGGCTGAGCGCCCTTTGGTGaggtttgaggggttttgggggctctgagggTCCCCTGGTGAGGGtgtggctggggaggagggggagtcCCCGGCCCTTGGGGGGATCTGAGGGGGCTGAGGGTCCCATGGTgatgctgtgctgaggaggagaTGAGCCCTTGGTGGGGTCTGGGGGCGTTCTGTGAGGGGGCCGAGGGTCCCTTGGTGAAAATGTCATGAGGGGGGTGAGACCCCCACCCCTTTTTAGGAGTTtggggggatcctgagggggCTGAGGATCCCTTAGTGAGAGTGTCATGAGGGGGGGCATGAGCCCTCGGCCCtttgtgggaatttggggggttctgAGGAGGCTGACGGTCCCTTGGTGAGAATGTCCTGAGGGGGGTTGAGACCCCCCAGCCCtttgtgggaatttggggggttccGGGGGTCCCCCCAGCCCTTtttaggggtttgggggatcctgaggggaCTGAGGGTCCCTTGCTGAGGGTATGATGaggtttgaggggtttttgggggagtCCTGAGAGGGCTCAGGGTGGGAGGGAAGTTGAGCCCCCAACCCTTGgtgggagtttttggggggatcctgagggggCTGAGGATCCCTTGCTGAAAGTGtcatggggggggggggctgaGACCTCCATCCcttgaggggaatttggggggtcctgaggagGGGGGCTGAGCCCAGACTGAGCGCCCCAACCCTCACTGGGGGTTATGGGGGGGTCCTACAGGAGCCTCTCAAGGGGGACCCTCCTGGGGAGGTCAGgagggaatttttagggataaAATCCTTGGATTTCAACGTGGAGACTcccaggaagggcagggggCATTTTTAGGGATAAACCCCTCCGATTTCAGTGTGAAGACCATCCTGGGGAGGGCAAAGGAGCATTTTTAGGGATAAACCCCTTGAATTCCAACCTGCAGATGCTTCCTTCCCATTCCTGGCTCTCgtgttctccagctgctgctttttcacacCCAAAATTGTAACTTTGCCCCAGAAAACGCCTTCCCATGGGAATATTCCTGCTGTGTGGAAACTCATCTTCCTTTccccctaaaaaaaaaaccccttaaactTTGCGGCTGTTTTTGGGCTGAAATCCCTCAAACCCCAGCGTGGGGGTTGGTTTTCAGGGATCCCTCGGGATCCTCCCACCGTCGCACTTCGCTCCGGGTCGGTTAAGTCCAATTACTGATTAATTCCAgggatttcccagctgcaggaatgtttttgctgccagctctggaagTCCAAGGGGTGTGAGGAGCTGTCAGGACCTGCCCGTGGCCGGCGAGTCCCGCAGAAatcccagctgggatttggcTCCGTCCCAGCCGACCCAAATTCCCGATTCTTTGATTTTTCCGTGCAGGAGaaagctctgggagcaggaggaattcTGCACCTGGATGTGCCAATTGGGGGAGCAGCGTTCCCAGGCTGAGAGGGGAAGGTTTTGTGGGCACTGAGATgaaattttccctcatttttgagtgttttggggaatatttaaaatgctggGTTTGGCATGAGGGAGAGGTTTGGAGCTTGgtgctggaattttggggttcagtGGCTGGTCCCAAATGAGGACTGGGGCATGATGTGTGAAATAATTAAGCCCTGGGGTTAATGATGGTTAATGAGCAGGGTTTGCTTGTGGTCTCTCAGTCCTGGTATCCCTATGGGAGGTGGAAGGACTGGGAATTTCCTCCTGGTTTATCCATTTATTTCCTGGGAGAAGTGGCTTTAAtttgtccctgtgtcctgtaGGACTGCCAGGTTGGCCCTTGCCATATTCCACTATTTATGTATCCCAATATTCAATATTCCAGTATTTATGTATCCCAATATTTCAATAATCCAATATCCCAATTTCCCAACGGCCCTGTTTTCCAATATTTCAATATTCCAGTATTCCAATTTTCCAATAGCCTTGCATCCCAATATTTCAATATTCCAATATTtgattatttcagttttttattattcctgCATTTCAATATtccaatattttaatattcctatatttcaggatttttttattaatcctGCCTTCCAATATTTCAATATTCCAGTCTTTTGATATTCACTATTTCAATATTTCACTATTTCAATATCCCAGTATTCCAACACTGCTGTATTCCTATTTCCCTATATTCCAATACACCAATATTCCCATAACTCAATGTCCCCATATTCCAATATCCCTGTTTTTCAATATTCCAAGATTACCCAATTCCCATATCCCAGCATTGCCATCTTTTGCTGcagaaaccaccccaaaattcccgagTCCCATCCCCTGTTGTGGCAGCGTGAAACCCCCCTCATTTTCCTCAGATCTGTGAAAAATCCCAactcctggaattcctggaggAGGAAACAATAACCCGGAGTCCCAAAATAGCTCTGATTTCCCTTCCTTTCACGGCAGCAGCGGGATCGGGGCGGGAAATCCGCTCTCCCGGCCATCCCGGTTCCTCCAGAGggaactccccaaaatccaggccCTGGAGCTCcgggaggagctgcctggggtggatttgggatgttcAGGGTGTTGATTCCGTGCAGGATTTCCTTCCCGcctcctggaattcccagcagACCGGCCCCGAGGAGGGGAATTTTCGGGGAGGAAGAGCCTGAGTGAGGAGGTGGTTCTGCTCCTGAGggattcctgctgggatttgtggGGGGTATTTGGGATGTGGGTGCTCAGCTCTGGATCTGGCACACCGCAGCTCATCCCTATCCTAAACCCTGGAGATCAGCCcccatttttcatgttttccatgaaaaaccCGCTCTTCCCCACCCTCATCCAACACCAATGGATGCTTCAGGTGCTGCCTGGATGCTCCAGGTCCTttttccatccttccctcccagATCCAGaatccagctcctccctgtgccttccCAGGCTCTGGAATGCTCTGGAATCTGCAGGGACAGACAATGGGAGCTAATTGAACTCTTGATTAAAGCCCGGAATGTCGATCATCACCAATCCACCGGGAAGAGAAGCTCTGGAGCTGTTTGAGGAAGGACAgaatggaggaaaaagggatttaTCCCAAACACTGAGTGGGAAAATGGCCGGATTTAggtggggtgggcagggctggggcgtCCTGGATCCCACCAGGctcattcctgctgcagggaaaccTCTGGAACAggtgcagcactgggaaggtgTCAGGTTTTGATGGAATAACCTCTGGAATCGGCGTCTTCCCAGCCTTCATGGGTGAGGCCGAAGGCTTTTCCCTCAGGAGGTTGGACTGTCCCTCTCTCCGTGGGCTCGATTTCCATTTTATGGGATGGGAGaagccagctctgccttggaaatttttggggttgctTGGGATGAGTTTTCTAGGGCAGGTTTGATCCACGTTTTCTGGGCAAAGCCAAATCCAGGCCATGGAGCTCTTGGGAATGTCAGGAACGTTCTAGAGGTGGCTTGGGAAtagtttctgtatttttgtgggattttccAGTGTTTCCAGGAAGTTTGGGGCTGGTTGAGATGACTTTTCCTGAGCTGGTGTGATCCAGATTTTCCAGGCAAATCCAGACCCATGCCATGAGGTTCTTGGGAATGTCAGGAATGTTTGAGGTGGCTTGGGAATGTTTCGTGTCTTCAGCGTTCCCATGGGATTCTGGGAGGTTTGGGATTGATTGGGATGAGTTTTCCTGAGCAAGGTTTGATCCAGACTTTATGGGCAAAGCCAGATCTGGGCTATGGGGCTCTTGGGAATGTCAGGAATGTCCTAGAAGTGGCTTTGGGAATGTCTTGGGTCTAAAGAACTTCTGTGGGGTTCTGGGAAGCTGGGAGCAGATTGGGATGAGCTTTCCTAAACATATTGCCCAAGGTGATCCAGATTTTCTGGGCATAGCCAGCGCCAGGTCGTGGAGTTCTTGGGAATGTCAGGAATGTTCTCTGGAGGTGGCTTGGGAATGTCTTCAGCACTTccatgggaatttgggatttgttcCCTGTAGGAACAGGGTGAACTTGGAAGGGGCCATGCACAAGCAGGTGGTGGATCTGCTccatgggaatttgggatatttttccgTGCAGGAATGGGGTGAACGTGGAGGGAACCACACACAAGCAGGTGGTGGATCTGCTCCATGGGAACTCAATAGgaatttggaatattttccatGCAGCAATGGGGTGAATATGGAAGGAGCCACGCACAAGCAGGTGGTGGATCTGCTCCATGGGAACTCAATGGGAATCTGGGATATATTTCCCTTTAGGAACAGGGTGAACGTGGAAGGAGTAATGCACAAGCAGGTGGTGGCTCATTGGactttgggatatttttcccTTTAGGAACGGGGTGAACATGGAGGGAGCCACGCACAAGCAGGTGGTGGATCTGCTCCATGGGAACTCAGcgggaatttgggatatttttcctgTAGGAACGGGGTGAACGTGGAGGGAGCCACGCACAAGCAGGTGGTGGATCTGCTCCATGGGAACTCAACGagaatttgggatatttttccgTGTAGGAACGGGGTGAACGTGGAGGGAGCCACGCACAAGCAGGTGGTGGATCTGATCCGTGCTGGCGAGAAGGAGCTGGTGCTGACGGTGCTGTCGGTGCCGCCGGACGAGGCCGAGAGCCTGGAGCCGCCCGAGGAGCCGCTGGGGCCGCCCTTCTACGACTACAGCGAGAAGCAGGCGGtgcccatctccatccccacctACAAACACGTGGAGCAGAGCGGGGAGAAGTTCGTGGtgaggcttttttcccccctgggaatggggggggAAATgcgggggtttggggttttgtttgtttgtggggtcAGGGGGGTTGTTTGCGCTAAGTAGAGGGGTTGAAATGTAGGATTGTTGAAATACAGGAGTGTAGGAATATAGGACTGTTATGGTATGGGAATGTTGGAATGTTGAACACAGGAATACAGGGCTGTTGGAATATTGGAACACATTGGAATATAGGTGTGCTGAAATTTAGGAATATTGGAATTTAGGAAAACAGGGCTGTTGGGAGTATTGAAATTTAGGAATATTGAAACATAGGATTGCTGAAGTACAGGAATGTTGCAATGTAGGAATATAGGACTGTTGTGGTATGAGAATGTTGGGATATTGAACACAGGAATACAGGGCTGTTGGAATATTGAAATTTAGGAATATTGAAACACAGGATTATTGAGATATAGGAATATAGGACAGTTATGATATAGGAATGTTGGAATATTGGACACAGGAATACAGGATATTGGAATATTGGAATATTGGAATACAGGAACATTGGAATATAGGAATGCTGAAATCCCAGAGTGGGATTTGgcctaaaatcccaaaatctgggaCTTTGGATGCAACATGAGGAGTTTGGGATCTCTCAGTGTCCCACGGGAAGTATCcatgatcccaaatcccgacTTTGGGGGCTGTGGATGAAACATGATGGGGAGTTTGGGATCTCTGCATTCCACAGGAAGGAGCCAGGGACTTcaatcccaggattttgggcTTTGGATGGAAAATGGGTGGTTTGGGACCTCTCAGTCTCATGGGAAGTATCCATGACCCTGAATCACAAGATTTGGGATTCCTGAGGCTCTGGAATACGGGGATCAGCAGGGACACTCCCATCTCCAGGCTCAGCATatttccctcctctttccccaAACCCTTCTCTCCAGGAGAGCTTGGCCAAGCTGTGGGGAACACTGGGGaacatttgggaattttgggggctctCTCCCCAGGTGTACAACGTTTACATGGCCGGGCGGCAGCTGTGCTCCAAGCGCTACCGGGAATTCGCCATCCTGCACCAGAACCTGAAGCGGGAATTCGCCAACTTCACCTTCCCGCGCCTGCCCGGCAAGTGGCCGTTCTCCCTGTCCGAGCAGCAGCTGGACGCCCGCAGGAGGGGCCTGGAGGAGTACCTGGAGAAGGGTGAGCTGCTCCCTGAATCCCTCCTCGACCCTAAATCCATCCTCAGACCAAAATCCCCCAgctcaaaatccccccccacCTCAATCCCGCAACCCAAAATCCTTCATTGACCCTAAATCCATCCTCAGACCAATCCcgcaccccaaaatccttcctcGACCCTAAATCCATCCTCAGACCAATCCcgcaccccaaaatccttcctcGACCCTAAATCCATCCTCAGCCCAATCCcgcaccccaaaatcccccctcatcccaaaatccctcctcAGCCAAAAATCAATCATCTCAAAATCCCTTCtcagcccaaaatcccttcTCACCCCAATCCcgcaccccaaaatccctcatcctcatcccaaaacccctcaccccaaaatcccccctcaccccaaaatccctcaccCTAAAACCCCtcatccccaaacccctcacTGGCATTCCCAGGGGGTATTCCTGGTCCATTTGTGGGTTTGCTCTGGGAGGTTTGTGGTGgatgggtgggatttttggggtggatgcACCTTGGAGAGGGTCTGGAACCATGAGGGACACCAGGACCCGGAGAACATGGGGTTAACAGTTACACTGGGGAGAGGAGGTGACAGAGGTGATCCAGGTGACCAGAGGTGACCCAGGtggtgctcctggggctggtcCACCTTGCAGAGGGTCTGGATCCATGAGGGACACCAGGACATGGAGAACATGGGGTTaacagtgacactggggacaggaggtgacCCAGGGGACACTCAATCACCTTGGAGAGGGTCTGGATCCATGAGGGACACCAGGACATGGAGAACATGGGGTTAGCGGTGACAGTGGGGAGAGGAGATGACCCAGGGGACACTCAATCACCTTGGAGAGGGTTTGGATCCATGAGGGACACCAGGACCTGGAGAACATGGGGTTAACGGTGACACTGGGGAGAGGAGGTGAGCCAGGTGCAGGAATTCCCCTCAGGATGACTTGGGATGATGGGAAAGGGTTgctgggctgcccctggaggGGACGTTCCCAGGTCCTGGTGACATTCCGTGTGATGTTCCGTGTGTCCCCACAGTGTGCTCCATCCGGGTCATCGGTGAGAGCGACATCATGCAGGAGTTCCTGTCGGAGTCGGACGAGGTGGGTGACGTCATCCCGcggaattccatggaaaaaacccTTCCATGGAATCGCCAAGGTGGGAAAACCCCTCCTGtccagctgtccccaaggccacccctgatccctgtccccaagtgccacatccgtggggttttggggacaatcCCACCTGATTTTTATGGGATTGGTCCAACAGAATTCCATGGGGAAAAACCCttccatggaatcatggaatcaccAAGGTTAGAAAACCCCTTGGATCTCCTCATGTTCctctgtccccaaagccaccccgATCCCTGTacccaggtgccacatccacgggttttggggacaattcTGCCTGTTTTTTATGGGATTGAGGCTTGGTCCAAcagaattccatggaaaaaaaaaccccaagggcTTCCATGGAATGTCcaaagctggaaaagccctcGGAGCTCCTCCggtccccctgtccccaaggccacttctgatccctgtccccaggtgccacatccacaggtttTGGGGACAATTCTGCCCGTTTTTTATGGGATTGAGGCACTCCAAGCTCCCAGAATTCCTCCAAACCCCACACTTCTTCGGGATCCAGGGAACACGCTGGGAATGAGCAGGTATTCCAGAGGGTGGATTGGTCCCAAAGCGTCGATCTGGGACAATTCCCAGGATGGCAATTCCCCAGTGCCCTGGACAGTGCTGACCACCAAGGGATGAAGGAATTCCATGGAGGAATTTTCCCAAACATCCCACCTGGAGCTCCCTGGCCATTCCCTCGGGAGAACAATCCAaccccatccctcctcccacGCTGAATTCCCactggggggtttttggggatcaTAAGTAACTGGAAAACCGtgatttcctgattttttgggggattttcccttcccttttccccagaaTTACAACCGCGTCTCCGACGTGGAGCTGCGGGTGGCGCTCCCGGACGTCACCACGGTGACAGTGAGGGTGAAGAAGAACAGCACCACGGACCAGGTGTACCAGGTGAgcccattcccacctggaattgTCCTTCCCACTGGGAATTTCCATCCTCTCTACTCGATTTCCCCACCCCCACCtggattttcctgttttcccacctggaatttCCTTCCCCTCGCTCAGTTTTCCTTTCTCGCCCggattttcttcccttccacctggttttcttcttttcccacctggattttcccttttcccacctggaatttcctcttttctcacctggaatttcctcttttcccacctGGATTTTCCCCCGTTTTTTGCGGGCTGGGATCCACTGGATCCATGGATTATGGGGAATAAAATAACGCAGGGCAGACCCTTTGGAAAAAGGAGTTGAAAATTCTGCTGGAAAAGAGTAAGAATTCCAGAATTTTGCAGATAAATGGGATTTGGGTGTGTTCAGGACACACAGCCCATGGAATTCCATGCTGTGGGATGATCCCAGACGGGAATTTCTCACTCCTTTTCTTTGGGGAGTATCCAGGCTGGAATTATGGGGACCCCACAACCTCGACATCCCCAGGAACTGGGGAGCAAAAGGGGAATGAagagctggcctggctgtgctggcagagttCCAACGGGGTTTTCCGTGGTCAGGGAATTCCCGGGGATGCCCGGCTGGCGCTGATCCCGTTTTCCCGGCGTTTTCCAGGCGGTGGCTGCCAAGGTGGGCATGGACAGCGTCACCGCCAACTACTTCGCCCTCTTCGAGGTCATCAACCACTCCTTCGGTGAGCCCGGAATTCCGTGGgatttaggggggaaaaaaaaaaataaataatctgggaaaaaaggggaatggaGGGATCTGCAGGTCTTTAGGGTGGGATTGTGGAattcctggggcagggatggctcccaccatccc is a window encoding:
- the SNX27 gene encoding sorting nexin-27, which encodes MADEEGEARPGARNGAGEGPPGGPRVVRIVKSESGYGFNVRGQVSEGGQLRSINGELYAPLQHVSAVLGGGAADRAGVRKGDRILEVNGVNVEGATHKQVVDLIRAGEKELVLTVLSVPPDEAESLEPPEEPLGPPFYDYSEKQAVPISIPTYKHVEQSGEKFVVYNVYMAGRQLCSKRYREFAILHQNLKREFANFTFPRLPGKWPFSLSEQQLDARRRGLEEYLEKVCSIRVIGESDIMQEFLSESDENYNRVSDVELRVALPDVTTVTVRVKKNSTTDQVYQAVAAKVGMDSVTANYFALFEVINHSFVRKLAPNEFPHKLYVQNYTSAVPGTCLTLRKWLFTTEEEALLNDNDLAVAYFFHQAVDDVKKGYIKAEEKSYQLQKLCEQRKMVMYLNMLRTCEGYNEITFPHCSCDSRRKGHVISAISIRHFKLHACTEEGQLENQVIAFEWEEMQRWDTDEEGMAFCFEYVRAEKKPRWVKIFTPYFNYMHECFERVFCELKWRKENLFQLVRSQQRDAAT